The following coding sequences are from one Onychostoma macrolepis isolate SWU-2019 chromosome 24, ASM1243209v1, whole genome shotgun sequence window:
- the sec22c gene encoding vesicle-trafficking protein SEC22c isoform X2 has protein sequence MTVCACSLPAATAFCFLEDLRWEFTACFDNSAVALASRPYPFLEFDSGIQKLQQHYNQKGGPSLEVTLAEVQEDLRTSPPQVLTMEDVALTNGAANGHVEQTAGSGQSQRLEPVSAPGILSLILNIMCAALNLIRGVHLIEYTFQDDYDGVWNVVAFLLAFLCCVCQCHLYLFHTCQKKLKSFTLLTLIILCNAFLFGLRNIWQLTFHMSVACLSTLLTLHRKLLDRNMDCGV, from the exons ATGACCGTATGTGCATGCAGTCTCCCTGCTGCCACAGCCTTCTGCTTCTTAGAAGACTTGCGCTGGGAATTCACAGCGTGCTTTGACAACTCTGCAGTGGCCCTGGCAAGCAGGCCATACCCATTTCTGGAGTTTG ATAGCGGCATTCAAAAACTTCAGCAGCATTATAACCAGAAAGGGGGTCCATCTCTGGAGGTCACCCTGGCCGAGGTGCAGGAAGACCTCAGGACCAGCCCCCCTCAGGTTCTCACCATGGAGGATGTGGCGCTCACCAATGGAGCAGCCAATGGGCATGTAGAACAAacagctggatcag GTCAAAGTCAGAGATTGGAACCAGTCTCAGCACCAGGGATCCTCTCACTGATTCTTAACATCATGTGTGCTGCCCTCAACCTTATACGTGGTGTCCATCTTATTGAATACACCTTCCAG GATGATTATGATGGTGTGTGGAATGTGGTGGCGTTTCTATTGGCATTTCTCTGCTGTGTTTGTCAG TGTCATCTGTACTTATTCCATACCTGCCAGAAGAAGCTGAAATCCTTTACTCTCCTGACTCTCATCATCTTATGCAATGCTTTTCTCTTTGGCCTGAGGAACATCTGGCAGCTGACCTTCCACATGTCCGTGGCCTGCCTCTCCACGCTACTCACCCTCCACCGCAAACTGCTGGACAGAAACATGGACTGTGGAGTATGA
- the sec22c gene encoding vesicle-trafficking protein SEC22c isoform X1, whose translation MTVCACSLPAATAFCFLEDLRWEFTACFDNSAVALASRPYPFLEFGRMTDRNSGIQKLQQHYNQKGGPSLEVTLAEVQEDLRTSPPQVLTMEDVALTNGAANGHVEQTAGSGQSQRLEPVSAPGILSLILNIMCAALNLIRGVHLIEYTFQDDYDGVWNVVAFLLAFLCCVCQCHLYLFHTCQKKLKSFTLLTLIILCNAFLFGLRNIWQLTFHMSVACLSTLLTLHRKLLDRNMDCGV comes from the exons ATGACCGTATGTGCATGCAGTCTCCCTGCTGCCACAGCCTTCTGCTTCTTAGAAGACTTGCGCTGGGAATTCACAGCGTGCTTTGACAACTCTGCAGTGGCCCTGGCAAGCAGGCCATACCCATTTCTGGAGTTTGGTAGGATGACAGATAGAA ATAGCGGCATTCAAAAACTTCAGCAGCATTATAACCAGAAAGGGGGTCCATCTCTGGAGGTCACCCTGGCCGAGGTGCAGGAAGACCTCAGGACCAGCCCCCCTCAGGTTCTCACCATGGAGGATGTGGCGCTCACCAATGGAGCAGCCAATGGGCATGTAGAACAAacagctggatcag GTCAAAGTCAGAGATTGGAACCAGTCTCAGCACCAGGGATCCTCTCACTGATTCTTAACATCATGTGTGCTGCCCTCAACCTTATACGTGGTGTCCATCTTATTGAATACACCTTCCAG GATGATTATGATGGTGTGTGGAATGTGGTGGCGTTTCTATTGGCATTTCTCTGCTGTGTTTGTCAG TGTCATCTGTACTTATTCCATACCTGCCAGAAGAAGCTGAAATCCTTTACTCTCCTGACTCTCATCATCTTATGCAATGCTTTTCTCTTTGGCCTGAGGAACATCTGGCAGCTGACCTTCCACATGTCCGTGGCCTGCCTCTCCACGCTACTCACCCTCCACCGCAAACTGCTGGACAGAAACATGGACTGTGGAGTATGA
- the sec22c gene encoding vesicle-trafficking protein SEC22c isoform X3, with protein MSYYYYSGIQKLQQHYNQKGGPSLEVTLAEVQEDLRTSPPQVLTMEDVALTNGAANGHVEQTAGSGQSQRLEPVSAPGILSLILNIMCAALNLIRGVHLIEYTFQDDYDGVWNVVAFLLAFLCCVCQCHLYLFHTCQKKLKSFTLLTLIILCNAFLFGLRNIWQLTFHMSVACLSTLLTLHRKLLDRNMDCGV; from the exons ATGAGTTATTATTACT ATAGCGGCATTCAAAAACTTCAGCAGCATTATAACCAGAAAGGGGGTCCATCTCTGGAGGTCACCCTGGCCGAGGTGCAGGAAGACCTCAGGACCAGCCCCCCTCAGGTTCTCACCATGGAGGATGTGGCGCTCACCAATGGAGCAGCCAATGGGCATGTAGAACAAacagctggatcag GTCAAAGTCAGAGATTGGAACCAGTCTCAGCACCAGGGATCCTCTCACTGATTCTTAACATCATGTGTGCTGCCCTCAACCTTATACGTGGTGTCCATCTTATTGAATACACCTTCCAG GATGATTATGATGGTGTGTGGAATGTGGTGGCGTTTCTATTGGCATTTCTCTGCTGTGTTTGTCAG TGTCATCTGTACTTATTCCATACCTGCCAGAAGAAGCTGAAATCCTTTACTCTCCTGACTCTCATCATCTTATGCAATGCTTTTCTCTTTGGCCTGAGGAACATCTGGCAGCTGACCTTCCACATGTCCGTGGCCTGCCTCTCCACGCTACTCACCCTCCACCGCAAACTGCTGGACAGAAACATGGACTGTGGAGTATGA